CGCCAAGATAATAAGAACGATTACTACTAAGGCTGCTTTTTTCACAGTAAGGCCTCCTCTTTCACGGCAACCAAATGGCTGAATGTTGTTCCCTCGGCCCCCACGCGATGCCTTTCCATGCATTCCGCCCGGTCGAGCATCGGCAGCGCGGTTCCCTAACTCTAGTAAGCACGCACGCACCGTGTCAAGAATTTTGACGGGGGAGCAGCACCCCGTTCTTGACGATGATAAGCGCCGGGTTAGGGGCACCGGAGTCCGTGTTCATCGGCGGTCACCCCCCTTCCCCGGCAGCGCGGGGCTCCGTCAGGAAAGAGAAAGAGTACGACATTGGGCGCACACACGTTGATTGCCCCGATCACCGGCTGGCATAATGGCTCTCCCGCATGAATTGGGAGAGATTCCTCTTGGGCAAATATGTGGTCATAGGCGGCGCCGGCTTTATTGGCTGTAATCTGGCGCGGCGGTTGCTTTCGGACGGCAAAGAAGTGATTGTCGTCGACAACCTGTGCCGTAAGGGCGCGGAAGCGAACCTGCAATGGCTGCGCAGCAAGGGCCGGCTGACCTTCGTTTCCGCCGACATCCGCGACGCGCGCGGCATGGCGGCGCTGTTTACCGACTACAGCGATATCGACGTTGCCGTGCACCTCGCGGGCCAGGTCGCGGTGACCACGTCCGTGGCGCGTCCGCGCGAAGATTTCGAAATAAACGCCGTCGGCACGTTCAATATTCTCGAAGGCATCCGCCTGTCGAAGCAGCGGCCTCTGCTGATTTATGCCTCCACGAACAAGGTCTACGGCGGCATGGAAGAAATTGCCGTCGACGAGCGCGAAACGCGATACGTCTACCGCGATTTTCCGCAGGGCATCCCGGAAACGGCGCCGTTGGACTTCCACTCGCCCTATGGCTGCTCGAAAGGCGCCGCGGACCAGTACGTGCGCGACTATGCGCGCATTTACGGCCTGCGCGCGACGGTGTACCGCCAGTCTTGCATCTTTGGCTACCGCCAGTTCGGCGTCGAGGACCAGGGCTGGCTGGCCTGGTTCGTTATCGCCGCCGTGCTCGGGCGCCCCATCACCATCTACGGCAACGGCAAGCAGGTGCGCGACGTGCTCTTTGTCGACGACCTCGTCGACGCCTACCTCATGGCCATGGACCACCCGGACAAGGTATCGGGCAGGATATTCAATGTCGGGGGCGGCCCCGGCAACACGATGTCGGTCTGGGCCGAGTTCGGGCCCATGCTCAAGGAACTCGTCGGCAGGCCCGTCCCGGTGAAAACGGGCCCGTGGCGGCCCGGCGACCAGCCCGTCTACGTCAGCGATATCCGCAAAATCGGCGCGGAACTGGGCTGGCAGCCGAAGGTCTCCGTCCGCGAAGGCGTGCGCAAGCTGTACGAGTGGGTCGCCGCCAACCGCGAACTGTTCCGGGTACTGGGGTAACCGGTGGCCATTGACGCGGCCCGCTTGCGGCGCGGGGAAAACACAGGCCATGCGCAGCGTATTACTGGTCTCGAATGACTATCCGCCTTCGGTCGGCGGCATCGCGAACATCCTGCATCTGGTCTGTTCCGCACTACCGCCGGAGCGCGTGGCCGTCCTGGCGCAGGATGCGCCGGGCGCGGCGGCGTTCGATGCCCGGCAGCCGTTCCGCATGCACCGCGAACGCTATGACGCGGGCGGCGTGCGCGCGCTGGTGTCCACGCTCCGGTATGCGCGCCGCGTGCGCCGGATCGTGCGGGAAACGCGGCCGGACCTGCTCTATTTCGACA
This sequence is a window from Candidatus Hydrogenedentota bacterium. Protein-coding genes within it:
- a CDS encoding SDR family NAD(P)-dependent oxidoreductase, which codes for MNWERFLLGKYVVIGGAGFIGCNLARRLLSDGKEVIVVDNLCRKGAEANLQWLRSKGRLTFVSADIRDARGMAALFTDYSDIDVAVHLAGQVAVTTSVARPREDFEINAVGTFNILEGIRLSKQRPLLIYASTNKVYGGMEEIAVDERETRYVYRDFPQGIPETAPLDFHSPYGCSKGAADQYVRDYARIYGLRATVYRQSCIFGYRQFGVEDQGWLAWFVIAAVLGRPITIYGNGKQVRDVLFVDDLVDAYLMAMDHPDKVSGRIFNVGGGPGNTMSVWAEFGPMLKELVGRPVPVKTGPWRPGDQPVYVSDIRKIGAELGWQPKVSVREGVRKLYEWVAANRELFRVLG